Proteins co-encoded in one Gemmatimonadota bacterium genomic window:
- a CDS encoding DUF3368 domain-containing protein has product MIIIDNTVLSNFARTNHLQLLELFCRNRGLIVQAVREEFQRGISRGLFSETDLSWINQIDITDPKEIYLSQRYRLELGNGESDSLAIAICRNHELLTDDRKARQIGFREQIRVSGSVGVLGALVRQSTISLLEGNQLLKEFINAGYFSPVEELDDLI; this is encoded by the coding sequence GTGATCATTATTGACAATACCGTATTGTCTAATTTTGCACGTACAAACCACCTTCAACTATTAGAACTATTCTGCCGAAATCGTGGATTGATCGTTCAGGCAGTCAGGGAGGAGTTTCAACGGGGTATCAGCAGAGGCTTATTTTCTGAAACAGACTTATCGTGGATAAATCAAATCGATATCACAGATCCCAAAGAAATCTATCTTTCACAACGTTATAGATTGGAGTTGGGCAACGGTGAATCTGACAGCTTGGCTATCGCCATATGCCGTAACCATGAACTTCTCACTGATGATCGCAAGGCTCGTCAGATCGGATTTCGTGAACAAATACGTGTTTCGGGAAGTGTTGGTGTTCTTGGTGCGCTTGTCAGACAGTCCACAATCTCGTTGCTTGAAGGAAACCAATTGTTGAAAGAATTTATTAACGCGGGATATTTCTCGCCTGTTGAAGAACTTGATGATTTGATTTGA
- a CDS encoding Gfo/Idh/MocA family oxidoreductase: MAEPKGKAFQTVRDTAPQNTYRGAVVGCGRMGSTIDDEHIGMPHYPWPWAHAPAMIEARGIDLVAAADDDPAKLEDFKQRWDVSALYTDYREMVEKEQIDVVCLTTRPEPRAEITVGLAELGVKAIFATKPMCRTLADADAMIDVCAKNNVILSMACHLNWYSYYTNARRLIAEGVIGPLKTMICHSPASLSNIQSHTLTLLRLFAGAPAQWVVGLIDTDKQAQSNADIPGSGIIVYENGIRTILNSRSETSSFAWSLEFIGETGRIISRNAHAQFEIWTPHPETGAPTQTHLPGPWHPRSSMVDAIEGVCRSIEQGREDICPGEFGREALEIGIAIRESHRRGNIRIDLSLEDRSLRMG; the protein is encoded by the coding sequence ATGGCCGAACCCAAAGGTAAAGCCTTTCAGACCGTACGAGATACCGCTCCCCAAAATACCTATCGCGGTGCTGTTGTAGGATGCGGCAGAATGGGCAGCACCATTGACGACGAACACATCGGCATGCCCCATTACCCGTGGCCCTGGGCACACGCGCCTGCAATGATTGAAGCCCGGGGGATCGATCTTGTAGCTGCCGCTGATGATGACCCCGCCAAACTCGAGGACTTCAAACAGCGCTGGGACGTATCAGCCCTGTACACCGATTACCGGGAAATGGTCGAAAAAGAACAAATCGACGTGGTATGTCTGACCACCCGCCCCGAACCCCGCGCTGAAATCACGGTCGGCCTGGCCGAACTGGGGGTCAAAGCCATTTTTGCCACCAAACCAATGTGCCGCACATTGGCCGATGCCGATGCCATGATCGATGTCTGCGCCAAAAACAACGTCATCCTCTCAATGGCCTGTCACCTCAACTGGTATAGCTACTACACAAACGCCCGCCGACTCATTGCCGAAGGCGTCATTGGCCCCTTAAAAACAATGATCTGCCACAGCCCCGCCAGCCTTTCCAATATTCAAAGCCACACCCTGACCTTACTCCGCCTCTTTGCCGGTGCCCCTGCCCAATGGGTAGTCGGCCTCATCGACACAGACAAACAAGCCCAATCCAACGCCGACATCCCCGGATCGGGAATCATCGTATATGAAAACGGCATCCGCACCATCTTAAACTCCCGCTCCGAAACCAGCTCCTTTGCCTGGTCCCTGGAATTCATCGGCGAAACCGGCCGCATCATCTCCCGCAACGCCCATGCCCAATTCGAAATATGGACCCCGCATCCCGAAACCGGCGCGCCCACCCAGACGCATCTCCCGGGACCCTGGCATCCCAGAAGCTCAATGGTTGACGCCATCGAAGGCGTCTGCCGTTCTATTGAACAGGGCCGCGAGGACATCTGCCCCGGCGAGTTCGGTCGCGAAGCCCTTGAAATCGGCATCGCCATAAGAGAATCGCATCGCCGTGGCAACATCCGTATTGACCTGTCCCTTGAAGATCGTAGCCTGAGGATGGGGTAA